One part of the Pseudoalteromonas aliena SW19 genome encodes these proteins:
- a CDS encoding YifB family Mg chelatase-like AAA ATPase, protein MSLARIFSRAQVGISAPEVIVEVHLGNGLPAFHIVGLPEASVKESKDRVRSALENSQFGFPDQRITVNLAPADLPKDGGRFDLAIAVGILVASGQIVCPDIHKYEFYGELALNGEIRGVNAILPSVLAAKEQGRCCFLPFANDSLASLVNGVKRKAVSSIQEVWGDLLNQQPLPLNIEYPDCTQAPDFLLDLSDVKGQPGAKRVLEIAAAGGHNLLFLGPPGTGKSMLAQRMATIMPTMSDDEAISTAALYSIIGQSIDLTNWRQRPFRNPHHTCSAVALVGGSSNPKPGEISLAHNGVLFLDELPEFERKVLDSLREPMETGTVTISRAARQMEFPAQFQLITALNPSPTGSHTDKRATPDQVMRYLSRVSGPFIDRIDLQIELPRLTSVELQSTQPEESSAQVRARVEAAYYVQLKRQGKVNARLNNKEMSVHCDLASAELQFLARASEKLSLSPRSYHRVIKVARTISDLKGAENISLNELKEALNYRAFERLIAQLTKY, encoded by the coding sequence ATGTCGCTAGCTCGTATATTTTCTCGTGCTCAGGTGGGGATCAGTGCTCCAGAAGTTATTGTAGAAGTCCACCTAGGAAATGGTTTACCCGCTTTTCACATCGTAGGCCTGCCCGAAGCCTCTGTTAAAGAGTCAAAAGACAGAGTGCGTAGTGCACTCGAAAATTCGCAATTTGGGTTTCCCGATCAACGCATAACTGTAAATTTAGCGCCCGCCGACTTACCTAAAGATGGCGGGCGGTTTGATCTGGCTATCGCGGTGGGAATTTTAGTCGCTTCAGGGCAAATAGTGTGTCCTGACATTCATAAGTATGAGTTTTACGGGGAGCTTGCTCTTAATGGCGAGATACGTGGTGTAAATGCTATTTTGCCTTCGGTACTTGCCGCTAAAGAGCAAGGCCGTTGCTGCTTTTTACCTTTTGCAAATGATAGCTTAGCAAGTTTAGTTAACGGCGTTAAACGCAAAGCCGTTAGCTCGATTCAAGAAGTATGGGGAGACTTACTGAATCAACAGCCATTACCACTAAATATAGAGTACCCAGATTGTACGCAAGCGCCAGACTTTTTACTTGATTTAAGCGATGTTAAAGGCCAACCTGGTGCAAAGCGAGTGCTCGAAATAGCCGCAGCTGGTGGGCATAATTTATTGTTTTTAGGTCCGCCAGGAACAGGAAAATCAATGCTCGCTCAACGAATGGCAACCATAATGCCGACAATGTCGGATGATGAAGCTATTTCAACGGCTGCGCTTTACTCTATTATTGGTCAATCAATTGATTTAACTAATTGGCGACAAAGGCCGTTTCGTAACCCACATCATACGTGCTCAGCGGTTGCTTTGGTTGGTGGATCTTCAAACCCCAAGCCTGGTGAGATTTCATTGGCACATAATGGGGTGCTCTTTTTAGACGAATTACCAGAGTTTGAACGTAAGGTGCTTGATTCACTGCGTGAGCCAATGGAAACCGGTACGGTTACTATTTCGCGTGCTGCAAGGCAAATGGAGTTTCCTGCGCAATTTCAGCTCATTACAGCGTTAAACCCAAGCCCAACAGGAAGCCATACTGATAAACGTGCTACGCCCGATCAAGTTATGCGTTATTTATCAAGAGTATCAGGGCCTTTTATTGATCGAATTGATTTACAAATTGAATTGCCTCGATTAACGAGTGTTGAACTACAAAGTACTCAACCGGAGGAAAGTAGTGCACAAGTTAGAGCAAGGGTTGAGGCTGCCTATTATGTGCAGTTGAAACGCCAAGGCAAGGTGAACGCGAGGCTTAACAATAAAGAAATGAGTGTGCATTGTGATCTGGCGTCTGCAGAATTACAGTTTTTAGCCAGAGCGAGTGAAAAGTTGTCGTTATCACCACGCTCTTACCACCGAGTAATTAAAGTGGCGCGTACTATTAGTGATTTAAAAGGCGCTGAGAATATTAGTTTAAATGAACTTAAAGAGGCACTTAACTATCGTGCATTTGAGCGTCTCATTGCACAATTAACCAAGTATTAA
- a CDS encoding trimeric intracellular cation channel family protein yields the protein MTELYHWFDLIGVAVFAVSGTLLAYEKKMDGFGVVVLATVTAIGGGTVRDLILDVPVFWLHDQSYFFAILASVFVTTRLLNKQKPIPHYILQTADAFGLAFFAVMGAQKAQLAGMPDMTAVIMGVITGCFGGLIRDVLAREIPMLLKGELYAITCIAGGSVYTLCISFSLVTEVAMILGMLMTLLLRFAAIKWKITLHVFKYPD from the coding sequence ATGACAGAACTTTATCACTGGTTTGACTTAATAGGCGTAGCAGTGTTTGCTGTGTCGGGCACTTTATTAGCGTACGAGAAAAAAATGGATGGCTTTGGTGTCGTCGTTTTAGCGACTGTTACCGCAATTGGCGGTGGTACAGTGCGTGATCTGATTTTAGATGTTCCTGTCTTTTGGTTACACGATCAAAGCTATTTTTTTGCCATACTGGCTTCAGTATTTGTCACTACACGTCTTCTAAATAAGCAAAAGCCAATACCTCATTATATTTTGCAAACAGCAGATGCTTTTGGTTTAGCTTTTTTTGCGGTAATGGGGGCTCAAAAAGCGCAACTTGCTGGTATGCCAGATATGACAGCGGTGATTATGGGTGTAATTACAGGCTGCTTTGGTGGTTTAATTCGAGATGTACTCGCGCGCGAAATTCCTATGCTATTAAAAGGCGAGCTTTATGCCATTACCTGTATCGCGGGTGGTAGTGTTTATACGCTTTGTATTAGTTTTTCGTTAGTGACTGAGGTAGCGATGATATTAGGCATGTTAATGACCTTATTGCTTCGTTTTGCTGCTATAAAATGGAAAATCACATTACACGTTTTTAAATATCCTGACTAA
- a CDS encoding response regulator transcription factor, with the protein MAINVLLVEDDELLVKRIQNHFADTEFTIEVDSTGADALRVVKQRVNLRSAISLAIIDIVLPKRDGLQLAKELNTLTDIGVIVLSSRDSQADRIAGLAQGADDYICKPVDLLELELRVRALHKRIAVNQQHDESEEFIEYADFKLHPDNRTLITVTGVESRLTEAEHKVLICLISNAGKATSREKISEEIGQPDWSPNDRTVDVLIGRLRKKLNDEKDQKRIVTVRGKGYMLSI; encoded by the coding sequence ATGGCTATTAATGTTTTATTGGTTGAAGATGATGAACTGCTCGTTAAACGCATCCAAAATCACTTTGCAGATACCGAGTTTACAATAGAAGTAGACTCAACTGGTGCTGATGCTCTTCGCGTTGTAAAGCAGCGAGTCAACCTGCGCAGTGCTATCTCATTAGCTATAATTGATATTGTCTTACCTAAGCGCGACGGACTACAGCTCGCAAAAGAATTAAACACCCTTACTGATATTGGCGTTATTGTATTATCGAGCAGAGATTCTCAAGCTGATCGTATTGCAGGTCTTGCCCAAGGTGCTGATGACTATATTTGCAAGCCGGTCGATTTACTTGAGTTAGAACTACGTGTACGTGCACTGCATAAGCGCATTGCAGTTAACCAACAACATGACGAGAGCGAAGAGTTTATAGAATATGCCGACTTTAAACTTCATCCCGATAATCGTACATTAATTACTGTAACTGGCGTTGAGTCGCGTTTAACCGAAGCAGAGCATAAAGTACTTATTTGCCTAATTAGTAATGCGGGTAAAGCGACGTCTCGTGAAAAAATATCAGAAGAAATAGGTCAACCCGATTGGAGCCCTAACGATCGTACTGTTGATGTACTTATTGGCCGTTTGCGTAAAAAGTTAAACGACGAAAAAGATCAAAAACGGATTGTTACCGTACGCGGGAAAGGTTACATGCTCTCTATTTAA